A window of Mixophyes fleayi isolate aMixFle1 chromosome 10, aMixFle1.hap1, whole genome shotgun sequence contains these coding sequences:
- the ALKBH3 gene encoding alpha-ketoglutarate-dependent dioxygenase alkB homolog 3 isoform X1, protein MDDKRRRARVQGAWAGPPKNASHPASRPLPATVKPQLGGREQIIPDKQFVYKESSEVNRRVPEPRLIEKAGTYDISTSPSGVSRLRLFPMFIDPKEVDWMFEQLHREIPWSQKNNIGPDGPYKEPRLTCWYGEIPYTYARSTMLPNPHWHPLLTMLKDRVEEVTGYSFNSLLCNLYRHDKDSIDWHSDDEPDLGKNPVIASLSLGETRVFQMRRKPPPEEHGDYTYVERVHIPLDHGTLLLMEGATQEDWQHRVPKEYHDRQARINLTFRTML, encoded by the exons ATGGACGACAAGAGACGAAGAGCTCGAGTGCAAGGGGCGTGGGCAGGACCTCCAAAGAACGCTTCGCATCCTG CATCTCGTCCTCTCCCTGCCACCGTAAAACCCCAACTGGGAGGAAGGGAGCAGATTATTCCAGATAAACAATTTGTATATAAAGAATCATCAGAA GTGAATCGCCGAGTTCCGGAGCCGCGTCTTATTGA AAAGGCCGGTACCTACGACATCAGTACGTCCCCTTCTGGGGTCTCCAG GCTCCGGCTCTTCCCCATGTTCATTGACCCCAAAGAAGTAGATTGGATGTTTGAACAGTTGCACAGGGAGATCCCGTGGAGTCAGAAAAACAATATTGGCCCAG ATGGACCTTACAAGGAACCGCGACTCACCTGTTGGTACGGCGAGATCCCCTATACTTACGCTCGTTCTACAATGCTGCCCAATCCTCAC TGGCATCCTCTGCTCACCATGCTGAAGGACCGCGTGGAGGAAGTGACCGGATACAGCTTCAATTCTCTGCTCTGCAACCTCTACAGACACGACAAGGACAGCATAGACTGGCACAGCGACGACGAGCCCGATCTGGGAAAGAATCCCGTCATCGCCTCCTTGAGCCTCGGAGAGACTCGCGTCTTCCAGATGAGGAGAAAACCTCCACCC GAAGAGCACGGAGACTACACGTATGTGGAACGTGTGCACATACCGCTGGATCACGGGACGCTCCTCCTTATGGAGGGGGCAACACAAGAAGACTGGCAG
- the ALKBH3 gene encoding alpha-ketoglutarate-dependent dioxygenase alkB homolog 3 isoform X2 yields MDDKRRRARVQGAWAGPPKNASHPASRPLPATVKPQLGGREQIIPDKQFVYKESSEVNRRVPEPRLIEKAGTYDISTSPSGVSRLRLFPMFIDPKEVDWMFEQLHREIPWSQKNNIGPDGPYKEPRLTCWYGEIPYTYARSTMLPNPHWHPLLTMLKDRVEEVTGYSFNSLLCNLYRHDKDSIDWHSDDEPDLGKNPVIASLSLGETRVFQMRRKPPPEEHGDYTYVERVHIPLDHGTLLLMEGATQEDWQVWMFPWTQDDQTKSESRLIKV; encoded by the exons ATGGACGACAAGAGACGAAGAGCTCGAGTGCAAGGGGCGTGGGCAGGACCTCCAAAGAACGCTTCGCATCCTG CATCTCGTCCTCTCCCTGCCACCGTAAAACCCCAACTGGGAGGAAGGGAGCAGATTATTCCAGATAAACAATTTGTATATAAAGAATCATCAGAA GTGAATCGCCGAGTTCCGGAGCCGCGTCTTATTGA AAAGGCCGGTACCTACGACATCAGTACGTCCCCTTCTGGGGTCTCCAG GCTCCGGCTCTTCCCCATGTTCATTGACCCCAAAGAAGTAGATTGGATGTTTGAACAGTTGCACAGGGAGATCCCGTGGAGTCAGAAAAACAATATTGGCCCAG ATGGACCTTACAAGGAACCGCGACTCACCTGTTGGTACGGCGAGATCCCCTATACTTACGCTCGTTCTACAATGCTGCCCAATCCTCAC TGGCATCCTCTGCTCACCATGCTGAAGGACCGCGTGGAGGAAGTGACCGGATACAGCTTCAATTCTCTGCTCTGCAACCTCTACAGACACGACAAGGACAGCATAGACTGGCACAGCGACGACGAGCCCGATCTGGGAAAGAATCCCGTCATCGCCTCCTTGAGCCTCGGAGAGACTCGCGTCTTCCAGATGAGGAGAAAACCTCCACCC GAAGAGCACGGAGACTACACGTATGTGGAACGTGTGCACATACCGCTGGATCACGGGACGCTCCTCCTTATGGAGGGGGCAACACAAGAAGACTGGCAG